In one Streptomyces sp. T12 genomic region, the following are encoded:
- a CDS encoding alkene reductase, with protein sequence MLDSLWTPTTLGGVSLPHRLVMAPMTRDRSTPEGVPTELNAEYYAQRASHALVITEGTQPSADGQGYLLTPGIHNDEQIAGWRKVTDAVHAADGRIVIQLMHTGRISHPDNTPHGRRPVAPSAIRPQGAMFTASGPQEMPTPRALSTQEVAATVEDFRRAAAAAVAAGADGVEIHGANGYLVHQFLSDNTNQRTDGYGGSIENRIRFAVEVAAAVADEIGADRTGLRISPGNPYNDIAESDTAELYPALLDALRPLDLAYLHVMHTGDEELLSTLRALWPNTLILNRGGTDLPARAKDIVNGTADLVSVGALALANPDLVERLRAGAPLNTPEPATFYGGGAAGYTDYPTHTV encoded by the coding sequence ATGCTGGATTCCCTGTGGACGCCGACCACTCTTGGCGGCGTATCTCTGCCGCACCGCCTGGTCATGGCCCCCATGACCCGTGACCGCTCCACACCTGAAGGCGTACCGACCGAGCTGAACGCCGAGTACTACGCCCAGCGGGCCTCGCACGCGCTCGTCATCACCGAGGGAACCCAGCCCTCCGCCGACGGCCAGGGCTACCTCCTGACCCCCGGCATCCACAATGACGAGCAGATTGCCGGGTGGCGCAAGGTCACCGACGCCGTGCACGCGGCCGACGGCCGGATCGTCATCCAGCTGATGCACACCGGACGCATCTCCCACCCCGACAACACCCCCCACGGCCGCCGGCCGGTCGCCCCTTCGGCGATCCGGCCGCAGGGCGCGATGTTCACCGCGTCCGGGCCCCAGGAGATGCCGACGCCCCGTGCCCTGTCGACGCAGGAGGTCGCGGCGACCGTCGAGGACTTCCGCCGTGCCGCAGCGGCCGCCGTCGCGGCAGGCGCCGACGGCGTGGAGATCCACGGAGCCAACGGCTACCTGGTGCACCAGTTCCTGTCCGACAACACCAACCAGCGCACCGATGGCTACGGCGGGTCCATCGAGAACCGCATCCGCTTCGCCGTCGAGGTCGCCGCTGCGGTGGCCGACGAGATCGGCGCCGACCGCACCGGCCTGCGCATATCCCCCGGCAACCCCTACAACGACATCGCCGAGTCCGACACCGCCGAGCTGTATCCGGCGCTCCTGGACGCCCTGCGCCCCCTGGACCTGGCCTACCTCCACGTGATGCACACCGGCGACGAGGAGCTGCTGAGCACCCTGCGCGCGCTGTGGCCGAACACGCTGATCCTCAACCGGGGCGGCACCGACCTGCCCGCCCGCGCCAAGGACATCGTCAACGGCACGGCCGACCTCGTCTCCGTCGGCGCCCTCGCGCTCGCCAACCCCGACCTGGTCGAGAGGCTCCGCGCCGGCGCGCCGCTGAACACTCCCGAGCCGGCGACCTTCTACGGCGGCGGAGCGGCCGGCTACACCGACTACCCCACCCACACCGTCTGA
- a CDS encoding NADP-dependent oxidoreductase — protein MRAIVFDRFGGPDVLHEADIEVPQPGPGQVRVRVKAAGLNALDGKIRAGMLEAVRPTTFPAVPGGELAGVVDALGEGVSDVQVGDEVLGWSDTGSYAQYALATTVAPKPAGLDWQHALALPVAGETAERVLDLLGVVAGETVLMHGASGAVGTLAVQLAAARGARVIATAGPSNQDYLTSLGATATVYGDGLVERVRALAADGVDAVFDLAGKGALEDSIALRGGTERIVTIADFGARQLGITFSQGSQERSTARLAALAQDAAAGKLVTTVTAYPLDQAATAQQVSDAGHVRGKLVLTVD, from the coding sequence ATGAGAGCAATCGTTTTCGACCGGTTTGGCGGCCCGGACGTGTTGCACGAGGCGGACATCGAGGTCCCGCAGCCCGGCCCCGGACAGGTCCGAGTCCGTGTGAAGGCCGCCGGGCTGAACGCGCTGGACGGCAAGATCCGCGCCGGGATGCTGGAGGCCGTCCGCCCGACGACCTTCCCCGCCGTCCCCGGTGGCGAGCTCGCCGGCGTGGTGGACGCCCTGGGTGAGGGCGTGAGCGACGTGCAGGTCGGCGATGAAGTGCTGGGCTGGTCGGACACCGGCTCGTACGCCCAGTACGCGCTGGCCACCACCGTGGCCCCCAAGCCCGCCGGCCTCGACTGGCAGCACGCGCTCGCGTTGCCGGTGGCCGGCGAGACGGCCGAGCGGGTCCTGGACCTGCTGGGGGTGGTCGCCGGGGAGACCGTGCTGATGCACGGCGCGTCCGGAGCGGTGGGCACCCTGGCGGTCCAGCTCGCCGCGGCCCGCGGAGCACGCGTCATTGCCACCGCGGGCCCCTCCAACCAGGACTACCTCACCTCGCTCGGCGCCACCGCGACCGTGTACGGCGACGGTCTGGTCGAGCGGGTGCGGGCGCTGGCCGCTGACGGCGTGGACGCGGTGTTCGATCTGGCCGGGAAGGGCGCCCTGGAGGACTCCATCGCCCTGCGGGGCGGCACCGAGCGCATCGTCACCATCGCCGACTTCGGTGCACGGCAGCTGGGCATCACCTTCTCCCAGGGGTCCCAGGAACGCTCGACCGCCCGCTTGGCCGCCCTGGCCCAGGACGCCGCGGCCGGCAAGCTCGTCACCACCGTCACCGCCTACCCGCTCGACCAGGCGGCCACGGCCCAGCAGGTCAGCGACGCCGGGCACGTGCGGGGCAAGCTCGTCCTGACCGTCGACTGA
- a CDS encoding ScbA/BarX family gamma-butyrolactone biosynthesis protein, with amino-acid sequence MRVFSEKISTRATRRPELEAAVKLAGEIRSSGIAVTLVVHEHQRLGRGIELAMLAEELKASDVGLGFLTRELKDGARVHSRPHPRRPRVRPPREVMIESPAPTAPAEPTAGITTLSAQTLTSTVPREFVHRAAVAEVFLIDWAPKSNTHFTVRAQWPRGHSFFVPISRHFDPMLVAETIRQAGALLAHAAFQVPLDYKFLMWNLNYTVLPEHLAIGAQPADLELEIVCDDIRRRGTRLTGLSYTAVIRLGGKTIATGSASYACTSPVAYHRLRAGRLDVGAAPLHPAPAVWPPSVNRRHSSDVVLSPTGQPRRWQLRAETDHPVLFDHYVDHIPGMVLLEAARQAVTALTPGESGLLPIGVDASFTKYVEFSSPCWITAEPLTDPTESVGGWHVRAEQDGETVFDATTTVVDPAMTMTAAMATV; translated from the coding sequence ATGCGCGTCTTCTCGGAGAAGATCTCCACCCGCGCCACCCGGCGCCCCGAGCTGGAGGCCGCCGTGAAGCTTGCCGGGGAGATCCGCTCCTCCGGCATCGCGGTAACCCTGGTCGTCCACGAGCACCAACGGCTCGGCCGCGGTATCGAACTCGCCATGCTCGCCGAAGAGCTGAAGGCCAGCGACGTCGGCCTGGGGTTCCTCACCAGGGAGCTGAAGGATGGAGCGCGAGTACATTCGCGACCGCACCCTCGAAGGCCACGAGTCCGCCCGCCAAGGGAAGTCATGATCGAATCTCCCGCTCCTACCGCCCCTGCCGAGCCCACTGCCGGGATCACCACCCTCAGTGCTCAGACGCTGACGAGCACGGTGCCGCGCGAGTTCGTGCATCGCGCAGCGGTGGCCGAGGTCTTCCTGATCGACTGGGCCCCCAAGAGCAACACTCACTTCACGGTCCGGGCCCAATGGCCCAGAGGACACTCCTTCTTCGTACCGATATCCCGGCACTTCGACCCCATGCTGGTGGCAGAGACGATCCGACAGGCCGGAGCGCTGCTGGCGCACGCGGCCTTCCAGGTTCCGCTCGACTACAAGTTCCTGATGTGGAATCTCAACTACACGGTTCTGCCCGAGCACTTGGCCATCGGAGCGCAGCCGGCGGACCTCGAGCTGGAGATCGTCTGCGACGACATCCGCCGCCGCGGAACCCGACTGACCGGTCTCTCCTATACCGCTGTCATACGGCTCGGCGGCAAGACGATCGCGACGGGCAGCGCGAGCTACGCGTGCACATCCCCTGTCGCCTACCACCGGCTCCGGGCCGGACGGCTCGACGTCGGGGCGGCACCGCTCCACCCCGCCCCCGCCGTGTGGCCCCCGTCCGTCAACCGCCGGCACAGCAGCGATGTCGTCCTGTCCCCCACCGGCCAGCCCCGGCGGTGGCAGTTGCGCGCCGAGACGGACCACCCCGTGCTGTTCGACCACTACGTGGATCACATCCCCGGCATGGTGCTCCTGGAGGCAGCACGCCAAGCGGTCACCGCCCTCACACCCGGCGAGAGCGGTCTCCTGCCGATCGGCGTCGACGCGTCCTTCACCAAGTACGTCGAGTTCAGCAGCCCCTGCTGGATCACCGCCGAGCCCCTCACCGATCCCACCGAGAGCGTCGGGGGATGGCACGTGCGGGCCGAGCAGGACGGGGAGACCGTCTTCGACGCCACGACCACGGTTGTCGACCCCGCCATGACCATGACCGCGGCCATGGCCACGGTCTAG
- a CDS encoding carbonic anhydrase translates to MNSDRSADSPSATTAHTRFALPSLARRALLRAGLTGTAALGATAALGTGSASAAPSTSGSRRRPSTPGEALRELAAGNQRWRTFCERHPDESPAVRQSLTTGQHPFAVVLGCIDSRVPPELVFDQGLGDLMTVRSAGEVLDEAVLGSVAYGVLELDIPLVLVLGHQSCGAVKASVAADESGERLPAHIQYIADQIAPNIDRTKEGDARVDSTIDANVRAVRARLAAEPDLAAKVASGELAIVGARYELDTQRVHRVA, encoded by the coding sequence GTGAACTCAGACAGATCCGCCGACTCACCGTCGGCCACCACTGCTCACACGCGGTTCGCCCTCCCCTCTCTCGCCCGCCGCGCACTCCTGCGGGCCGGGCTGACCGGGACCGCGGCTCTGGGGGCCACCGCCGCCCTCGGTACGGGCTCCGCCTCCGCCGCCCCCAGCACCAGCGGCTCCCGCCGTCGCCCCAGCACTCCCGGCGAAGCCCTGCGTGAGCTCGCCGCGGGCAACCAGCGCTGGCGCACCTTCTGTGAGCGGCACCCCGACGAGTCGCCCGCCGTGCGGCAGAGTCTGACGACGGGTCAGCACCCGTTCGCCGTCGTCCTCGGCTGCATCGACTCCCGGGTGCCGCCGGAGCTCGTCTTCGACCAGGGCCTCGGTGACCTGATGACCGTGCGCAGCGCCGGTGAGGTGCTGGACGAGGCCGTGCTCGGCAGCGTCGCCTACGGCGTGCTCGAACTGGACATCCCGCTGGTGCTGGTCCTCGGCCACCAGTCGTGCGGTGCGGTGAAGGCCTCCGTCGCGGCGGACGAGTCGGGTGAGCGGCTGCCGGCCCACATCCAGTACATCGCCGACCAGATAGCGCCGAACATAGACCGCACCAAGGAGGGCGACGCCCGCGTCGACTCCACCATCGACGCCAACGTACGGGCCGTCCGCGCCCGCCTCGCCGCGGAGCCCGACCTCGCCGCGAAGGTGGCCTCCGGCGAACTGGCCATCGTCGGCGCCCGCTACGAGCTGGACACGCAGCGCGTCCACCGGGTCGCCTGA
- a CDS encoding ABC transporter ATP-binding protein: MREVRTAFRRFWPLTRGDRKWLAAIVACVVVAALAETASILLFAELTDNALKAGSLAAFWGPAAAWLGVAVLGAFVGYLGNSLATWTAERFVLRLRAKVFRHVQELPPHFFQKHRQGDLVERLTGDVEAIEQMVVSGVVGTVSAAFSAVFYSAAALYLRWDLALATFVLAPLFLLAARRFSGRIRTASQDERVADGAITSVVEESLGNVVLTQAYNRSRDEERRLDREARAWMKASVRGARLSEMYEQFVEVVETICVLAVIGLGVWEISADRMTLGQLLAFAAFVGYLYPPIRNLGRLGLTLTAATAGARRLGEILDAEPAVTDPARPLAPWPVRGWVGFHGVSFRYPGSTRESLTDLTFTAGPGELVIITGPSGAGKSTTAKLLTRFYDPAAGAITLDGMPLTDLSLQFLRENVALLPQETLILNGTIRENIECGRPGASDEDIERAARAAAAHDFIAALPGGYDTQVAPGTAALSGGQLKRITIARAMLRAAPVLVLDEPTAGLDSVAARQVVQPLRRLMSGRTTIMITHDLSLAPDADRVLVVDGGRLVEAGTHGELVARGGVYARLAGPVAGPVAGRLTEETLVLRR, from the coding sequence ATGAGGGAAGTGCGTACGGCCTTCCGGCGTTTCTGGCCGCTGACGCGCGGCGACCGGAAATGGCTGGCGGCCATCGTGGCCTGCGTCGTCGTCGCCGCGCTCGCCGAGACCGCCTCGATCCTGCTGTTCGCCGAGCTCACCGACAACGCGCTGAAGGCCGGTTCACTGGCGGCTTTCTGGGGCCCGGCGGCGGCCTGGCTGGGCGTCGCGGTGCTGGGCGCGTTCGTCGGCTATCTCGGTAATTCGCTCGCCACCTGGACCGCCGAGAGATTTGTGCTGAGGCTGCGCGCGAAGGTCTTCCGGCACGTCCAGGAGCTGCCGCCGCATTTCTTCCAGAAACACCGGCAGGGCGACCTGGTCGAGCGGCTCACCGGGGACGTCGAGGCCATCGAGCAGATGGTCGTGTCGGGCGTGGTCGGCACCGTCTCCGCCGCCTTCTCGGCGGTCTTCTACTCGGCGGCGGCCCTGTACCTGCGCTGGGACCTGGCCCTGGCCACCTTCGTCCTGGCGCCCCTGTTCCTGCTGGCCGCCCGCCGCTTCTCCGGCCGTATCCGCACGGCGTCCCAGGACGAGCGGGTGGCGGACGGCGCGATCACCTCGGTGGTGGAGGAGTCCCTGGGCAATGTGGTGCTGACCCAGGCCTACAACCGCAGCCGGGACGAGGAGCGGCGGCTCGACCGCGAGGCGCGGGCGTGGATGAAGGCGTCCGTGCGCGGGGCGCGGCTGAGCGAGATGTACGAGCAGTTCGTCGAGGTCGTGGAGACGATCTGCGTGCTCGCCGTGATCGGCCTGGGCGTCTGGGAGATCTCGGCCGACCGTATGACACTCGGCCAACTCCTCGCCTTCGCCGCCTTCGTCGGCTACCTCTACCCGCCGATCCGCAACCTCGGCCGGCTCGGCCTCACCCTCACCGCCGCCACCGCCGGCGCCCGGCGCCTCGGCGAGATCCTGGACGCCGAGCCGGCCGTCACCGACCCCGCCCGGCCCCTCGCGCCGTGGCCGGTGCGCGGCTGGGTCGGCTTCCACGGGGTGTCCTTCCGCTACCCGGGTTCCACCAGGGAGTCGCTGACGGACCTGACCTTCACGGCCGGCCCCGGAGAGCTGGTGATCATCACGGGCCCGAGCGGCGCGGGCAAGTCGACGACGGCCAAGCTCCTCACCCGCTTCTACGACCCGGCGGCGGGCGCGATCACCCTGGACGGAATGCCGCTCACGGACCTGTCGCTGCAGTTCCTGCGCGAGAACGTGGCGCTGCTGCCCCAGGAGACACTGATCCTCAACGGCACCATCCGCGAGAACATCGAGTGCGGCCGCCCGGGCGCGAGCGACGAGGACATCGAGCGGGCGGCGCGCGCGGCGGCGGCGCACGACTTCATCGCCGCGCTGCCCGGGGGATACGACACGCAGGTCGCCCCCGGCACGGCGGCCCTGTCCGGCGGTCAGCTGAAGCGGATCACGATCGCCCGCGCGATGCTGCGCGCCGCGCCTGTCCTGGTCCTGGACGAACCGACAGCCGGGCTGGACTCGGTGGCCGCCCGCCAGGTCGTACAGCCGTTGCGCCGCCTCATGTCCGGCCGTACGACGATCATGATCACCCACGATCTGAGCCTGGCGCCGGATGCGGACCGGGTGCTGGTCGTGGACGGCGGCCGGCTGGTGGAGGCGGGCACGCACGGGGAGTTGGTGGCTCGGGGCGGGGTCTATGCGCGGCTGGCGGGGCCGGTGGCGGGGCCGGTGGCGGGGAGGTTGACGGAGGAAACCCTCGTCCTCAGACGTTGA